In Lactococcus garvieae subsp. garvieae, the following proteins share a genomic window:
- the spx gene encoding transcriptional regulator Spx, giving the protein MVDLYLSPSCTSCRKARAWLDKHSVPYTEHNILTQPMTNDDLRKILSKTENGTEDIISIRSKIFQKLALDLDELTINELINLVTEYPNLLRRPIITDDRLLQIGFNEDEIRAFLPRHYRRAEMKRAVNDF; this is encoded by the coding sequence GTGGTTGATTTATACTTATCGCCTTCATGTACAAGTTGCCGTAAGGCACGTGCATGGTTGGACAAACACAGTGTCCCTTATACGGAGCACAACATTTTGACACAGCCGATGACAAATGATGACTTACGTAAAATTTTGTCAAAAACAGAAAACGGAACGGAAGATATTATTTCAATTCGGTCAAAAATATTTCAAAAACTTGCTTTGGATCTTGATGAGTTAACCATTAATGAGTTGATTAATCTTGTGACAGAGTATCCAAACCTTTTACGTCGTCCGATTATCACAGATGATCGTTTGTTACAAATTGGTTTTAATGAAGACGAGATTCGTGCTTTCTTACCTCGTCATTATCGTCGTGCGGAAATGAAACGTGCCGTAAACGACTTCTAA
- a CDS encoding transglycosylase domain-containing protein: MNRNKNTAVKRSLISTLKWALILIFSTIILTFVAAGALFIYYAKDAPKLDMSKLQSPPSTVVYDKDEKVIATLGAEQRDLVQTDNIPVMLVNAVTSIEDRRFFNTRGVDPIRIAGSLVNNLRGGHMQGGSTLDMQLIKLSFFSTDSADQNMKVKIQEAWLALQLDQKWSKEQIFTAYVNKVNMANGYYGMGTASQAYYNKPLTDLSIAQLALLAGMPQAPNTYNPYKNPEAAKYRRDLVINAMYRNGKITEKQRDEAINTPIDDGLQDLKSGVNIPEYASDFLTEAIKQADQETGTDSKNAGLKIYTTLDSKAQQDLFNIVNTNDSVPFTDDELQVASTLIDTQTGGVAAQIGGRKQEFVPFGSNPATESTRDWGSTMKPLVDYAPAFENGIYTSTAQTISDSGPYFYPDAQNIQLNNWDNQYLGNISVRQALALSRNIPAIKTLAAVGLDNATAFANKLGFKYPVETGTDSEGKAIYEPGNMVFSNGISSNSISTDPQYGASSERMAAAYAAFSNDGIYTKPYYVSKIVMPDGSTKSYEPERTRAMKSSTAYLITDILKDVIKGNDGTIPALSTGLYAQTPGLPEAGKTGTSNYDDAEYPKALETAGITQAQLQGGSMAPDENFVGYTPQYSMAVWTGYKNRLQPVYGENMYIAAKVFKAMMTDLYPDPTSVADWQMPSDVVKQGSDLSVTGN; encoded by the coding sequence ATAAATCGAAATAAAAACACTGCAGTTAAAAGATCACTCATTTCGACATTGAAATGGGCTTTAATTCTGATTTTTTCAACAATTATTCTGACTTTTGTTGCTGCTGGTGCGCTCTTTATCTATTACGCTAAAGATGCACCGAAATTAGACATGAGTAAATTGCAATCTCCCCCATCAACGGTCGTTTATGACAAGGATGAGAAAGTCATTGCTACTCTTGGCGCAGAACAGCGTGATTTAGTACAGACTGATAATATCCCTGTCATGCTCGTTAATGCTGTAACCTCGATTGAAGACCGTCGCTTTTTCAATACACGTGGTGTTGACCCGATACGTATTGCTGGTTCTTTAGTCAATAACTTGCGTGGCGGACATATGCAAGGTGGTTCTACCTTAGATATGCAGTTGATTAAGCTGTCCTTCTTCTCTACAGATTCAGCTGACCAAAACATGAAAGTCAAAATTCAAGAAGCTTGGCTTGCTTTACAGCTGGACCAAAAATGGTCGAAAGAACAAATCTTTACCGCTTATGTTAACAAAGTCAATATGGCGAACGGTTATTACGGTATGGGAACAGCCTCTCAAGCTTACTATAATAAACCATTAACCGACTTGTCTATTGCACAGTTGGCTTTACTTGCTGGTATGCCACAAGCCCCAAATACTTATAACCCTTATAAAAATCCAGAAGCTGCCAAGTATCGTCGCGACTTGGTAATCAATGCGATGTATCGCAATGGTAAAATCACTGAGAAACAAAGAGATGAAGCCATCAATACACCAATCGATGACGGTCTTCAAGACTTGAAGAGTGGTGTAAATATTCCTGAGTATGCCAGTGACTTCCTCACTGAAGCCATCAAACAGGCGGATCAAGAAACAGGAACAGACTCAAAAAATGCCGGCTTAAAGATTTATACCACACTTGACAGCAAAGCACAGCAAGATCTTTTCAACATTGTCAACACCAATGATTCTGTACCATTCACTGATGATGAACTTCAAGTTGCTTCAACTTTGATTGATACACAGACAGGTGGGGTCGCTGCCCAAATAGGCGGACGTAAACAAGAATTTGTACCTTTTGGTTCCAATCCTGCTACAGAATCCACACGTGACTGGGGTTCAACGATGAAACCACTCGTCGACTACGCACCAGCCTTTGAAAATGGCATTTATACGAGCACTGCTCAAACCATTTCCGACTCTGGCCCTTACTTTTATCCAGATGCTCAAAATATCCAATTGAACAACTGGGACAATCAGTATCTTGGAAATATCTCTGTACGACAAGCTTTAGCGCTTTCACGTAATATCCCAGCCATTAAAACTTTAGCTGCTGTAGGACTAGATAATGCGACTGCTTTCGCCAATAAACTTGGCTTTAAGTACCCCGTAGAAACGGGTACCGATAGCGAAGGAAAAGCCATCTATGAGCCAGGAAATATGGTCTTCTCAAATGGTATTTCTAGTAATTCAATCAGCACGGACCCTCAATATGGTGCTAGTTCTGAACGTATGGCTGCTGCCTATGCTGCTTTTTCGAACGATGGTATCTACACAAAGCCTTACTATGTTTCGAAAATTGTAATGCCTGACGGTTCGACCAAATCTTATGAACCAGAGCGTACACGTGCGATGAAGTCTTCAACTGCTTATCTTATTACGGATATCCTCAAAGATGTTATCAAAGGGAATGACGGCACAATACCTGCGCTTTCTACCGGCCTTTATGCGCAAACCCCTGGCCTTCCTGAAGCAGGGAAAACAGGAACTTCTAACTACGATGATGCTGAATATCCCAAAGCACTTGAAACAGCGGGAATCACTCAAGCTCAGCTTCAAGGGGGCTCCATGGCACCAGATGAAAACTTTGTCGGATACACTCCACAATATTCTATGGCCGTATGGACCGGTTACAAAAACAGGCTCCAGCCTGTCTATGGTGAAAATATGTATATCGCGGCTAAGGTTTTCAAAGCCATGATGACCGATTTGTATCCTGATCCCACATCTGTAGCAGACTGGCAAATGCCAAGTGATGTCGTAAAACAAGGTTCTGACCTTAGTGTAACAGGAAATTAA
- a CDS encoding inositol monophosphatase family protein: protein MKDNLFALKKLKQAKTWVREAGAFLRDHIHQTLEVSQKSNFSDLVTNFDQHVQEIIIEEISKNYPEDKILAEEAGRNTAAFDRSQENFWVLDPIDGTINFVVQQDNFAVMLAYYEKGQPQFGLILDVMADKLYWNNAQEVYCNDRRLSYKPQAFEKSLLSINSMIYRKNLYKLTDFSLTTLGVRMLGSAGMAYADLLEGKTVAYFSRLQPWDYAAGGILTEKLGFVTKTFEGEKPNLIDRQYVYSLPGHLVEQLIQRTDIIL, encoded by the coding sequence GTGAAAGACAATTTGTTCGCTCTGAAAAAGCTTAAACAAGCTAAAACTTGGGTTAGAGAAGCTGGTGCTTTTCTTCGTGATCATATTCATCAAACTTTGGAAGTTTCGCAAAAAAGTAATTTTAGTGATTTGGTGACCAATTTTGATCAACATGTTCAAGAAATTATCATTGAAGAAATTAGCAAGAATTATCCTGAGGATAAAATTTTAGCTGAAGAAGCTGGACGAAATACAGCAGCTTTTGACCGTAGTCAAGAAAATTTTTGGGTTTTGGATCCGATTGATGGTACGATAAATTTTGTGGTGCAGCAAGATAACTTTGCTGTGATGCTGGCTTATTATGAAAAAGGGCAGCCCCAATTTGGATTAATCCTTGATGTAATGGCAGACAAACTTTATTGGAATAACGCGCAAGAAGTTTATTGTAACGATAGAAGGCTTTCCTATAAACCTCAAGCATTTGAAAAAAGTCTGCTTTCCATCAATTCAATGATTTACCGCAAAAATTTATATAAACTCACGGACTTTAGTTTAACCACTTTAGGTGTAAGGATGTTAGGCAGTGCCGGCATGGCCTATGCGGATCTTCTTGAAGGAAAAACTGTCGCTTATTTTAGCCGTTTACAACCTTGGGATTATGCCGCGGGAGGTATTTTGACCGAAAAACTCGGTTTTGTGACCAAAACCTTTGAGGGGGAAAAGCCCAATCTTATAGACCGTCAGTACGTTTATAGCCTGCCTGGACATTTAGTTGAACAATTAATACAAAGGACAGACATAATCCTGTAA
- the recU gene encoding Holliday junction resolvase RecU: MLKYPQGLNKQRKNFSEKQTEKKVVHNTAKSSPNMVKSKSAVKFGKRGMNFEAEINATNDYYLAHGIAVIHKKPTPIQIVKVDYPQRSRAKITEAYFRQASTTDYSGVYRGRYIDFEAKETHQKTSFPLKNFHEHQIVHMSKVLEQKGIAFVLLHFASLDETYYLPSENLIRFYQEKKGLKSIPLDYIKQHAYQLSSHQIPRIPYLDIVNQLCEVN; encoded by the coding sequence ATGCTAAAATATCCTCAAGGATTAAATAAACAAAGAAAAAATTTTTCAGAAAAACAAACAGAGAAAAAAGTGGTGCATAACACTGCTAAAAGTAGTCCGAATATGGTAAAATCTAAATCGGCAGTAAAATTTGGTAAACGTGGTATGAACTTTGAAGCGGAGATCAATGCGACGAATGATTATTATCTCGCGCATGGTATCGCTGTGATTCATAAAAAACCCACTCCTATACAAATTGTAAAGGTTGACTATCCCCAACGTAGCCGTGCTAAAATTACCGAAGCCTACTTTAGACAGGCTTCAACTACAGATTATTCTGGCGTCTATCGGGGAAGATATATTGATTTTGAAGCTAAGGAAACCCATCAGAAGACAAGTTTTCCTCTGAAAAATTTTCATGAGCATCAAATCGTTCATATGTCCAAAGTCCTTGAACAAAAAGGCATTGCCTTTGTGCTCTTGCACTTTGCCTCTTTGGACGAAACTTACTACTTGCCATCTGAGAATTTGATTCGTTTTTATCAAGAGAAAAAAGGCTTAAAGTCTATTCCCCTTGATTACATTAAGCAACATGCTTACCAACTTTCATCACATCAGATTCCTAGAATCCCTTACTTGGATATCGTTAATCAACTTTGCGAGGTGAATTAA
- a CDS encoding SGNH/GDSL hydrolase family protein, with protein sequence MIMNKKLKTFLELAGFLLASLLVFCLLSLMSAPAGNRLKEQAQEQHKILNYVALGDSLTEGVGDATGQGGFVPLLAKEIEDQTLSKVEPQNFGHAGDTSTQIYDKMQGREIQAAIKDADFISLTVGGNDVMKVIRDNAAHLSKLKEKDFEQPARNYQKELKKIFETIRQNNPEAHVYVLGIYNPFYINFPNITALQTIINNWNIATEETVKEEKNMSFIAINDLLYKGIGGEKGISESQSQANDLLYTADSFHPNNIGYQIMADAVFKEYQVINEK encoded by the coding sequence TTGATTATGAATAAAAAACTGAAAACTTTTCTTGAACTTGCTGGTTTTTTGCTAGCAAGTTTACTTGTATTCTGTTTGCTTTCTTTAATGAGCGCTCCAGCGGGCAACCGTTTAAAGGAACAAGCACAAGAGCAACATAAAATCTTGAATTACGTGGCATTGGGTGATTCATTAACAGAAGGCGTTGGTGATGCAACGGGCCAAGGTGGTTTTGTTCCTCTTTTAGCAAAAGAGATTGAAGACCAAACACTTAGTAAAGTTGAACCACAAAATTTTGGTCATGCAGGGGATACAAGTACACAAATTTATGATAAAATGCAGGGCAGAGAAATTCAAGCTGCTATAAAAGATGCGGATTTTATTTCCTTGACTGTTGGGGGTAATGATGTCATGAAAGTTATCCGAGATAATGCTGCTCATCTTTCAAAACTTAAAGAAAAAGACTTTGAACAACCTGCACGCAATTATCAAAAAGAGCTGAAAAAAATCTTTGAGACTATTCGACAAAATAATCCTGAGGCCCACGTCTATGTTTTAGGGATTTATAATCCTTTTTATATAAATTTTCCTAATATAACAGCCCTGCAAACGATCATTAATAATTGGAATATCGCAACAGAAGAAACTGTAAAAGAAGAAAAAAATATGAGTTTTATTGCCATTAACGATTTGCTTTACAAAGGAATCGGTGGGGAGAAAGGGATTTCTGAAAGTCAGTCTCAAGCCAACGATCTCCTTTATACAGCAGACAGTTTCCATCCTAACAATATTGGCTATCAAATCATGGCTGATGCAGTATTTAAAGAATATCAGGTGATCAATGAAAAATAA
- a CDS encoding MBL fold metallo-hydrolase, with translation MKIEKIVSEIAQENAYILSNSAFSLLIDPGSQPEKIIAKLQEIGKPLNAILLTHAHFDHIMGLDTLKQAYPNAQVYLHENEKEWLKKPELNASALMLPFPVTCKTNIDEYYVCNTPYNFSGLKFHVRYTPGHSTGGISLVFEEEGLVFTGDALFAGAIGRTDLPTGNHAQLLQSVEAELFSLPDDYTVYPGHGPRTTIGKEKIYNPFF, from the coding sequence ATGAAAATCGAGAAAATCGTTAGTGAAATTGCTCAGGAAAATGCTTATATCCTGAGCAATTCTGCTTTTAGTTTACTTATTGATCCTGGAAGCCAACCAGAAAAAATTATTGCAAAACTCCAAGAAATTGGAAAACCTTTAAATGCTATCCTCCTGACTCATGCCCATTTTGACCATATTATGGGACTTGATACCCTCAAGCAAGCCTATCCTAACGCTCAAGTTTATCTACATGAAAATGAAAAAGAGTGGCTCAAAAAACCCGAGCTTAATGCTTCAGCTTTAATGTTGCCTTTTCCTGTCACTTGTAAGACTAATATAGATGAATATTATGTCTGTAATACACCTTATAATTTCTCTGGACTAAAATTCCACGTGCGCTACACACCCGGACATTCTACCGGAGGAATCAGTCTAGTTTTCGAAGAAGAAGGTCTTGTTTTTACCGGTGATGCACTTTTTGCTGGTGCGATTGGAAGAACAGACCTTCCTACCGGAAATCATGCGCAATTACTACAGTCCGTTGAGGCAGAACTTTTTAGCCTTCCCGACGATTATACGGTTTATCCAGGGCACGGACCAAGAACAACGATTGGGAAAGAAAAGATTTATAATCCATTTTTCTAA
- a CDS encoding SLOG family protein, giving the protein MKTLLITGYTAFDLGIFDEKDIKIKIIKKAFQKRLEAYLDKGLKWVIFTGNLGFEYWALQVSKELQKEYDFHIASIFPFETQGKNWNEANQAKLREFKDVDYVKYAYEDYENPSQFRQYNDFLLENSDGSLVLYDEENETKLHFITDRMQKTSNYNMELIRFEDLQEICDDMNNM; this is encoded by the coding sequence ATGAAAACATTACTTATTACAGGTTACACAGCCTTTGATTTAGGGATTTTTGATGAGAAGGATATCAAAATAAAAATTATCAAAAAAGCCTTTCAAAAAAGATTGGAAGCCTACTTGGATAAAGGATTGAAGTGGGTGATTTTCACAGGGAATTTAGGCTTTGAATATTGGGCATTACAAGTTTCTAAAGAATTACAAAAAGAATACGATTTTCATATTGCAAGTATCTTTCCCTTTGAAACGCAGGGAAAGAACTGGAATGAGGCAAATCAAGCAAAATTACGCGAATTTAAAGATGTAGATTATGTTAAATATGCTTACGAAGATTACGAAAATCCCAGTCAATTTCGTCAGTATAACGATTTTTTACTGGAAAATTCGGATGGTTCTTTAGTTTTATATGACGAAGAAAACGAAACCAAGCTCCATTTTATTACGGACAGGATGCAAAAGACATCTAATTATAATATGGAATTGATTAGATTTGAAGATTTACAAGAAATTTGTGACGATATGAACAATATGTAA
- a CDS encoding HU family DNA-binding protein has product MANKQDLIAEVAAKAGLTKKDAEKAVNAFGESVTEFLAKGEKVQLIGFGTFETRERAAREGRNPQTGAAIQIAATTVPAFKAGKALKDAVK; this is encoded by the coding sequence ATGGCTAACAAACAAGATCTTATTGCTGAAGTTGCAGCAAAAGCTGGATTGACTAAAAAAGATGCTGAAAAAGCAGTGAACGCTTTCGGTGAATCAGTAACTGAATTCCTCGCAAAAGGAGAAAAAGTTCAACTTATCGGTTTCGGTACTTTCGAAACTCGTGAACGTGCAGCTCGCGAAGGACGCAACCCACAAACTGGTGCAGCTATCCAAATCGCAGCAACTACAGTTCCTGCATTTAAAGCTGGTAAAGCTTTGAAAGACGCTGTTAAATAA
- the cysK gene encoding cysteine synthase A, whose product MSKIYENITELIGQTPIIKLRNLPEDSAEVYVKLEAFNPGGSVKDRIALNMIRQAEQDGRLKAGGTIIEPTSGNTGIGLAFVGAALGYKVVIVMPETFSLERRKLIQAYGAELILTPAAGGMNEAIATAERLAEEKGWFLPLQFDNPANPAAHEATTAVEILDVFGETGLDAFVAGAGTGGTISGVSHVLKKANPKLKSYAVEPASSPVLTGGQPQPHKLQGIGVPFIPKALDTSSYDEVIDVPVEEAFTTAREIGFSQGFLVGISSGAAIWAALEVAKKLGKGKKVLTLSADNGERYLSTELYDF is encoded by the coding sequence ATGTCTAAAATTTATGAAAACATTACCGAACTAATTGGGCAAACACCCATTATCAAGCTTCGCAATCTTCCTGAAGACAGTGCTGAGGTTTACGTGAAACTTGAGGCATTCAATCCTGGAGGATCGGTAAAAGATCGTATCGCTCTCAATATGATTCGGCAAGCAGAGCAGGATGGTCGTTTAAAAGCAGGCGGAACCATCATAGAACCCACTTCTGGAAATACAGGAATTGGACTTGCTTTTGTTGGCGCTGCTCTAGGTTACAAGGTTGTGATTGTTATGCCTGAAACCTTCTCACTGGAACGCCGTAAATTGATTCAGGCTTATGGTGCCGAACTTATTTTAACTCCAGCTGCTGGAGGAATGAATGAAGCCATTGCTACAGCAGAACGCCTTGCAGAAGAAAAGGGCTGGTTCCTTCCCCTTCAATTTGACAACCCAGCTAATCCAGCTGCTCACGAAGCCACTACAGCTGTAGAAATACTGGATGTTTTTGGCGAAACAGGTTTAGATGCTTTTGTGGCTGGTGCAGGGACTGGTGGAACTATTTCTGGCGTTTCACATGTACTGAAAAAAGCGAACCCTAAGCTCAAAAGTTATGCTGTGGAACCTGCAAGTTCTCCTGTCTTAACAGGTGGTCAACCACAGCCACATAAGCTTCAAGGGATTGGTGTTCCATTTATCCCCAAAGCCTTGGACACTTCCTCTTATGATGAAGTCATTGATGTCCCTGTGGAAGAAGCTTTTACTACGGCTCGCGAAATTGGTTTTAGCCAAGGTTTCCTTGTAGGAATTTCAAGTGGTGCAGCAATTTGGGCTGCTCTTGAAGTTGCGAAAAAATTAGGTAAAGGAAAAAAAGTGTTGACCCTGTCTGCAGACAATGGAGAACGCTATCTCTCTACAGAACTCTATGATTTCTAA
- a CDS encoding YpmS family protein has protein sequence MKNKKTIWKWLFLALLAINLGSLAFISSRVFNVRDQGHLDQVSKPKEATEVAKITTRRDQLNQLINTYLQDFQTSDMSYKFYLSDSQAVLEASYQLFGQKIPLYIYFEPLALTDGSVALQVKNVSAGTLNLPTSAVLAYVKSSIKLPSFVEVLPTKDQVILHLPQLTLADNLYLKANQLDLVSGNFTFNLMIQP, from the coding sequence ATGAAAAATAAAAAAACAATTTGGAAATGGCTCTTTCTTGCTTTATTAGCAATTAATCTTGGAAGCCTCGCATTTATTTCAAGTCGTGTATTTAATGTTCGGGATCAGGGGCATTTGGACCAAGTAAGTAAGCCTAAAGAAGCCACTGAAGTCGCTAAAATAACGACGCGTCGGGACCAGTTAAACCAACTTATCAATACTTATCTGCAAGATTTTCAAACTTCAGACATGAGTTATAAGTTCTATTTATCGGACAGTCAAGCAGTTTTAGAAGCCTCTTATCAACTTTTTGGTCAAAAGATTCCACTCTATATTTACTTTGAACCTTTGGCTCTAACTGATGGTTCTGTTGCACTTCAGGTGAAGAATGTTTCGGCAGGGACCTTGAACTTACCAACAAGTGCTGTTCTTGCTTACGTGAAATCAAGTATCAAGCTTCCAAGCTTTGTAGAAGTCTTGCCGACGAAGGATCAAGTCATATTGCATTTGCCACAACTTACCTTAGCAGATAATTTATATTTAAAAGCGAATCAGCTTGATTTAGTCAGTGGAAACTTTACTTTTAATTTGATGATTCAACCTTAA
- a CDS encoding UPF0223 family protein gives MKANYQYPLDLSWSTAEMTAVLSFFNQVENFYESKVNREEFLEAYKTFKKIVPSKMQEKQLGREFEENSGYSLYRAVKEVQASERQFVRSEKA, from the coding sequence ATGAAAGCTAATTATCAATATCCACTTGATTTAAGTTGGAGTACTGCTGAAATGACTGCAGTGCTCTCTTTTTTCAATCAAGTTGAAAATTTTTATGAGAGTAAAGTGAACAGGGAAGAGTTCTTGGAGGCTTATAAAACATTCAAAAAAATTGTACCTTCCAAGATGCAAGAAAAACAGCTGGGACGAGAATTCGAAGAAAACAGTGGTTATTCGCTTTATCGTGCCGTCAAGGAGGTACAAGCGAGTGAAAGACAATTTGTTCGCTCTGAAAAAGCTTAA
- a CDS encoding cysteine desulfurase family protein encodes MIYFDNSATTAINPEVLRTYTDVATKIMGNPSSLHSLGTTATRLLDASRRQIADLLHVNAEEIYFTSGGTEGDNWVLKGVAYEKERFGKHIIISAIEHPAVKNTAAWLATQGFEIDEAPVDERGFVKVSELEALIREDTILVSVMAVNNEIGSIQPIKEIAKLLENRPTISFHIDAVQAIGKIAVEDFMLERVDFATFSAHKFHGPRGVGFLYIKSGKRLAPLLHGGGQENNKRSTTENVAGIAATAKALRLALSDFDHKVEKIRQMKAIIFEVLSHQEKVILFSEMDDFAPNILTFGIRGVRGEVVVHAFEKHDIYISTTSACSSKKNAAAGTLMAMHVKPDLATSAVRVSLDHTNNMLEIEAFLTIFRNVYQEMLKVAN; translated from the coding sequence ATCATTTACTTCGATAATTCAGCTACTACAGCTATAAATCCAGAAGTTTTACGTACATATACAGATGTAGCCACTAAAATTATGGGGAATCCTTCGAGCTTGCACAGTTTAGGAACAACTGCAACACGCCTTTTGGATGCTTCGCGTCGTCAAATCGCGGATTTACTTCATGTGAATGCAGAGGAAATTTACTTCACCAGTGGTGGAACAGAAGGCGATAACTGGGTCTTAAAAGGTGTGGCATATGAAAAAGAAAGATTTGGTAAGCACATCATTATCTCAGCTATAGAACATCCCGCAGTTAAAAATACTGCAGCGTGGCTGGCGACGCAAGGCTTTGAGATTGATGAAGCACCTGTTGATGAACGGGGCTTTGTTAAGGTTTCAGAACTTGAGGCATTAATACGTGAAGATACAATTTTGGTGTCTGTCATGGCCGTAAATAACGAGATAGGTTCTATTCAACCAATTAAAGAAATCGCTAAGCTTTTAGAAAATCGCCCGACTATTTCTTTCCACATCGATGCCGTCCAAGCCATTGGTAAAATAGCGGTTGAGGACTTTATGTTGGAACGGGTGGACTTTGCAACATTTTCAGCGCACAAATTCCACGGCCCACGTGGTGTTGGTTTTCTTTATATTAAATCAGGGAAACGCTTAGCCCCTCTTTTACATGGTGGTGGTCAGGAAAATAACAAGCGTTCGACGACTGAAAATGTGGCAGGAATCGCCGCAACAGCTAAGGCCCTTCGTCTTGCCTTGTCGGATTTTGATCATAAAGTAGAAAAAATCCGTCAAATGAAGGCCATCATCTTCGAAGTACTCTCTCATCAAGAAAAAGTTATCCTCTTTTCGGAAATGGATGACTTTGCGCCAAATATATTGACGTTTGGCATCCGTGGAGTGAGAGGAGAAGTTGTTGTCCATGCCTTTGAAAAACATGATATTTACATCTCGACAACATCTGCATGTTCTTCAAAGAAAAATGCTGCTGCCGGTACACTTATGGCCATGCATGTCAAACCTGATCTTGCAACCAGTGCTGTACGTGTCAGTCTGGATCATACAAATAATATGTTAGAAATTGAAGCCTTTCTTACCATCTTTCGGAATGTTTATCAAGAAATGCTTAAAGTGGCGAATTGA
- a CDS encoding glucosaminidase domain-containing protein: MNTKHKFLFGAAAVALTSLGAVKAQAMSVQELAEAATPVANEYGLYPSVMIAQGILESSAGQSALAVNYNNIFGVKYTSGNPVYLPTQEFLDGQMHNVVEPFQAYASVAEACAAQARLLRGSFLYSGVWRENTSSYQDATAWLQGRYATDPNYASKLNAVIAQYGLTAYDGGGEVATTSTTSYVTTTTSTDTSSYGTQAYTVQEGDTVYDIAAHYGVSMDALLSQNGLSATDHIMQGQVLQIPTAGTSATTTTSTTSASTIATSAVSSSYTVQSGDTLTSIASVYGRTADELAAMNGITGNIYPGQTLSV, from the coding sequence ATGAATACAAAACACAAATTTTTATTTGGCGCAGCAGCTGTAGCCCTTACAAGTCTTGGAGCTGTGAAAGCACAAGCAATGTCAGTACAAGAGTTAGCTGAAGCAGCAACTCCAGTCGCAAATGAGTATGGCCTTTACCCGTCTGTTATGATTGCTCAAGGTATTTTGGAAAGCAGTGCTGGACAAAGTGCATTGGCTGTGAACTACAACAATATTTTTGGTGTGAAATATACTTCAGGAAACCCCGTTTATTTGCCTACACAAGAATTTCTTGATGGGCAAATGCATAATGTTGTGGAGCCATTCCAAGCTTATGCTTCAGTTGCAGAGGCTTGTGCTGCACAAGCACGTTTATTACGTGGTTCCTTCTTGTATTCAGGTGTTTGGCGTGAAAACACAAGCTCTTATCAAGACGCAACGGCTTGGTTACAAGGACGCTATGCCACAGATCCAAATTATGCTTCAAAATTAAATGCAGTTATCGCGCAATATGGTTTAACAGCTTATGATGGTGGAGGAGAAGTGGCAACAACTTCAACAACAAGCTATGTGACAACCACAACTTCTACAGACACAAGTTCATATGGTACACAAGCTTATACTGTTCAAGAAGGTGATACCGTCTATGATATTGCAGCACACTACGGTGTGTCAATGGATGCGCTTCTTTCACAAAATGGTCTCTCAGCCACAGATCACATCATGCAAGGTCAAGTTCTCCAGATTCCAACAGCTGGGACTAGTGCAACGACAACAACTTCAACTACAAGTGCTTCAACGATAGCCACAAGCGCCGTTTCTAGCTCTTACACTGTCCAATCAGGTGATACATTAACATCCATTGCCTCTGTTTACGGAAGAACAGCAGACGAGCTTGCCGCAATGAATGGTATTACAGGAAACATCTATCCTGGCCAAACATTGTCTGTATAA